In the Wyeomyia smithii strain HCP4-BCI-WySm-NY-G18 chromosome 2, ASM2978416v1, whole genome shotgun sequence genome, one interval contains:
- the LOC129722185 gene encoding mRNA (2'-O-methyladenosine-N(6)-)-methyltransferase encodes MNDISTNNKETVLSGPSAWEQLTNPALAEQHQQQQQQQQQQPQQQQQQQQLQIQHQSIPQSHHQPVPQQHNVAPQHHQMHLPHSQQGLAPLQQHPMVQQPHPLPNQTPLHQATSPTSTVAPMTPTKTTPPDMSHTPQTTPGPNQTPGPSYSEDLHPELINQGWRKFWSKREGRPYFWNKLTGESLWEPPMLNRGTQPFDPLTDPLGICHSGQNGPAPHQNNNALKRRASEDAQNHHQQQNQGTGGPPPLKKYVLPGPWDLEIPTNVVMYDRIPTMFPHPYPEVEAMRGVLTVRLYKTYEDLCTKRESINPPAGSFNRWLMERKIIDHGCDPMLPSVCQPEISQQMYREIIRDIPIKIVKPKYTGDARKQLSRYCDAAKKIVERRSASVESKKVVKWNAEETYEWLRKTVGASYEDFQDRLTHLRRQCEPHIIGTVQNSVEQLCTKIYHLSAQHSKAIRDRHSQVLKESGIQELTQPLQPPLMRKVWCYPVQFAIPTPRMPQIEYNTDREHMTIKYTHTSLSGPDTHTINSSHLQKLEQLYRYNCFDDKKFDFFIGRVYCMLKRYSTFLCNISPNQQEPELTQAALPAVVFECLHQHFGVTFECFASPLNCYFRQYCSAFGDTDSYFGSRGSFLEFKPVSGSFQVNPPYCEELIDATLQHIDRLLTDSPDPLSFIVFLQEWKEPALQCLSKIEDSHFKRKQVVVMGMEHEYRHGLQHCIPKSDVNFKSIHGTMVVWLQNNAGFQRWGPTEARVDALLEAFRPGRERERDKVVPASSGTTPATASSPPETPSGNAHPAEPGSATPKTPQTPTV; translated from the exons atgaatgacataagCACAAACAACAAGGAAACTGTCCTTTCCGGACCATCCGCCTGGGAACAGTTGACAAATCCTGCTTTGGCCGAACagcatcaacagcagcagcagcaacaacaacaacaaccgcaacaacaacagcagcagcagcaactccAAATCCAGCATCAAAGTATACCCCAATCACACCATCAACCAGTGCCACAGCAGCATAATGTAGCACCCCAGCATCATCAAATGCATCTTCCGCATTCTCAGCAGGGGCTTGCACCCCTGCAGCAGCATCCCATGGTTCAGCAGCCTCATCCACTTCCAAATCAAACACCGCTGCATCAGGCGACAAGCCCAACTTCAACGGTCGCCCCAATGACTCCAACTAAAACTACTCCTCCCGATATGTCCCATACCCCGCAGACGACACCTGGACCTAATCAAACCCCAGGACCCAGTTACTCTGAGGATCTTCATCCGGAGCTCATCAATCAAGGGTGGCGCAAGTTTTGGTCCAAGAGAGAGGGACGCCCTTATTTCTGGAACAAACTAACCGGTGAATCTCTTTGGGAACCACCGATGCTCAATAGGGGAACGCAACCGTTTGATCCACTGACAGATCCCTTGGGAATATGCCATTCTGGTCAAAATGGACCAGCCCCGCATCAGAATAATAACGCACTCAAACGGAGGGCCTCTGAGGATGCGCAAAATCATCACCAGCAGCAAAACCAGGGAACGGGTGGCCCTCCGCCGTTGAAAAAGTACGTTTTGCCGGGCCCCTGGGATCTGGAGATTCCCACTAATGTCGTAATGTACGATCGCATTCCAACAATGTTTCCCCATCCCTACCCGGAAGTGGAAGCCATGCGTGGAGTTCTCACTGTGCGATTGTACAAAACCTATGAAGATCTCTGCACGAAACGTGAATCTATCAATCCTCCGGCAGGGTCGTTTAATCGCTGGCTAATGGAGCGAAAGATTATTGACCACGGGTGTGATCCGATGCTTCCAAGCGTGTGCCAGCCGGAAATATCGCAGCAAATGTATAGGGAAATCATTCGGGATATTCCCATTAAAATTGTCAAACCAAAGTACACCGGCGATGCGCGGAAGCAATTGTCACGGTACTGCGACGCGGCCAAAAAAATTGTCGAGCGCCGGTCCGCTTCTGTCGAGAGCAAAAAAGTAGTCAAGTGGAATGCCGAAGAAACATACGAGTGGTTGCGGAAGACGGTTGGAGCCAGTTACGAAGATTTCCAGGATCGATTGACGCATCTGAGGCGACAGTGTGAACCGCACATTATTGGCACTGTGCAAAATAGTGTCGAGCAGCTTTGCACCAAGATTTATCATCTGTCGGCACAGCACAGCAAAGCCATCCGCGATCGACACAGCCAAGTGCTGAAAGAAAGCGGCATCCAGGAATTGACCCAGCCGCTGCAGCCCCCCTTGATGCGGAAGGTGTGGTGCTACCCTGTGCAGTTTGCAATTCCAACACCACGAATGCCCCAGATTGAGTATAATACAGATCGAGAGCATATGACTATTAAATACACCCACACTTCACTTTCGGGGCCAGACACACATACCATCAACAGTTCTCATCTGCAGAAGCTG gagCAACTCTATCGTTACAATTGCTTTGACgataaaaaatttgattttttcatcGGTCGGGTGTACTGCATGCTGAAGCGCTACTCAACCTTTTTGTGCAACATCAGCCCAAACCAACAAGAACCGGAGCTGACACAAGCAGCCCTCCCGGCGGTAGTTTTCGAGTGTCTCCATCAGCACTTTGGCGTTACCTTCGAGTGCTTTGCCAGCCCGCTTAACTGCTACTTTCGGCAGTACTGTTCAGCCTTCGGAGACACTGATTCCTACTTCGGATCACGGGGATCGTTTCTAGAGTTCAAACCGGTGTCCGGTTCGTTTCAGGTGAATCCGCCATACTGTGAAGAGTTGATCGATGCAACGTTGCAGCACATCGATCGATTGCTGACCGATTCCCCGGACCCGTTGAG TTTCATCGTTTTTCTACAAGAGTGGAAAGAACCGGCCCTACAATGCCTGTCGAAGATTGAGGATAGTCACTTCAAACGTAAACAGGTAGTCGTGATGGGAATGGAGCACGAGTATCGTCATGGACTGCAACACTGTATACCAAA GTCGGATGTGAACTTCAAAAGCATCCACGGTACCATGGTCGTATGGTTGCAAAATAACGCTGGTTTTCAGCGGTGGGGCCCGACCGAGGCCCGAGTTGATGCTTTACTGGAAGCGTTTCGTCCAGGTCGGGAACGGGAACGCGACAAAGTAGTACCTGCAAGCAGCGGAACGACACCAGCTACTGCAAGTAGCCCTCCGGAAACGCCCAGCGGTAACGCTCACCCGGCTGAACCCGGGTCTGCCACACCCAAAACCCCACAAACACCAACCGTTTAA
- the LOC129722186 gene encoding E3 ubiquitin-protein ligase mind-bomb, which translates to MACASATTGSNMDVVAPTNVSVASRPSRFTMEGVGSRVIRGPDWKWGKQDGGEGHVGTVRNFESQEEVVVVWDNGTAANYRCAGAYDLRILDSAPTGIKHEGTMCDTCRQTPIFGIRWKCAECNNYDLCSICYHGDKHHMRHRFHRISTPGGEKTMLEPRRKTKKIAVRGIFPGARVVRGVDWQWEDQDGGNGRRGKVNEIQDWSSASPRSAAYVVWDNGAKNLYRVGFEGMADLKVVNDSKGTNVYRDHLPVLGEYGPGRGPHSFQIGDQVTVDLEIEIVQSLQHGHGGWTDGMYECMNTTGTVVGIDEDHDIVVAYPSSHRWTFNPTVLTIVSPPASLHSENQSQQFAVGDFVKICSDLERIKILQRSHGEWAEAMLPTLGKVGRVQQVYHDNDLKVEVCNTSWTYNPLAVTKVASSSDGSTAVTTNGERLSAILKKLFEPHASGDTTEELVKAAANGDVSKVEEFLSGALAQNVSAASTSSQDSSQVVKVDVNGVFAGHTALQAASQNGHLEVIQVLLRYKADVEIEDKDGDRAVHHAAFGDEPGVMGLLAKAGADLNARNKRRQTALHIAVNKGHFNVVKTLLELKCHTSLQDSEGDTPLHDAISKEHDNMLSLLLDYGADITLTNNNGFNALHHAALKGNPSAMKILLTKTNRLWIVEEKKDDGYTALHLAALNNHVEIAELLVKMGRANMDCQNVNLQTALHLAVERQHVQIVKLLVREGANLNIPDKDGDTPLHEALRHHTLSQLRQLQDVEGFGKILMGLRNNTDKKASASIACFLAANGADLTIKNRKLQTPLDLCPDPNLCKTLIKCYNERKTDDMDMSAAGAGLPASSLVRNPASNAAGSGQSSAPPGSQLAAGASTGGIPPGVVDANLLNDLNKMSIQPNISGQSNNISTPTGNPLDECLLCSDQKRDTVFKPCGHVVCCDNCGPRIKKCLICRESVSERETIGECLVCSDRKASVFFKPCGHMVACDNCAQIMKKCVQCRTQIDQKVPLSVCSGGPGQVITVQHQRDEKKEQAGNQTLLQGMNKSGHGVAMNNTMSPNVSSVSGTPSSLNTTKNISNGGVAPSNLTPRDDIQKLRPDDVQKLQQQLQDIKEQTMCPVCFDRIKNMVFLCGHGTCQMCGDQIEGCPICRKTVEKRIIMF; encoded by the exons ATGGCCTGCGCTAGTGCTACGACTGGTAGCAACATGGATGTGGTAGCGCCAACAAACGTTTCCGTCGCCTCACGGCCGTCACGATTCACCATGGAAGGCGTCGGGTCGCGGGTCATCCGTGGACCAGACTGGAAATGGGGCAAACAG GATGGCGGTGAGGGCCATGTTGGAACAGTGCGCAACTTCGAATCTCAGGAGGAGGTGGTGGTCGTTTGGGACAATGGTACGGCAGCAAACTATCGGTGCGCTGGTGCGTATGATCTGCGCATCCTAGACAGTGCCCCTACCGGAATCAAACATGAGGGGACAATGTGCGACACCTGTCGGCAAACGCCGATCTTCGGCATACGTTGGAAGTGTGCCGAGTGTAACAACTACGATTTGTGCTCGATTTGCTATCACGGAGATAAGCATCATATGAGGCATCGATTCCATCGAATCTCGACGCCGGGTGGGGAAAAAACGATGCTCGAGCCCCGACGAAAGACGAAGAAGATTGCGGTGCGGGGTATTTTTCCCGGCGCACGAGTAGTACGCGGTGTGGATTGGCAATGGGAGGATCAGGACGGGGGAAACGGTCGACGAGGCAAAGTAAACGAGATTCAAGATTGGTCGTCAGCTTCACCGCGATCGGCTGCCTATGTGGTGTGGGATAACGGAGCGAAAAATTTGTACCGCGTTGGTTTCGAAGGGATGGCTGATTTGAAAGTGGTTAATGAttccaaagggacgaatgtGTACCGTGATCACCTGCCCGTGTTGGGTGAGTATGGTCCCGGACGGGGACCGCATAGTTTCCAGATTGGTGATCAAGTGACGGTAGATTTGGAGATTGAGATTGTGCAGTCGCTTCAGCATGGTCATGGAGGATGGACCGACGGGATGTACGAGTGTATGAATACCACCGGAACGGTGGTAGGCATTGACGAAGATCATGACATCGTCGTAGCTTACCCGAGCTCTCATAGATGGACTTTCAATCCGACAGTGTTAACGATCGTCTCTCCTCCCGCTTCGCTGCACAGTGAGAATCAATCACAGCAGTTTGCAGTTGGTGATTTCGTAAAGATctgtagcgatttggagcggATTAAAATTCTGCAGCGAAGTCATGGAGAATGGGCAGAAGCTATGCTTCCCACACTCGGAAAAGTTGGACGCGTTCAGCAGGTGTACCATGATAATGATTTGAAGGTGGAGGTTTGCAACACATCTTGGACGTACAATCCGCTGGCTGTCACTAAGGTAGCTTCGTCATCCGATGGTTCCACTGCCGTTACCACCAACGGTGAGCGACTTTCAGCGATATTGAAGAAATTGTTTGAACCGCACGCGTCGGGTGATACCACTGAAGAGCTGGTGAAAGCAGCCGCAAATGGTGACGTCAGCAAAGTGGAAGAATTCCTTTCCGGAGCCTTGGCACAAAATGTGTCCGCTGCTTCCACTAGCTCACAGGATTCTTCACAAGTGGTGAAGGTGGATGTCAATGGAGTTTTCGCTGGACACACAGCTCTTCAAGCAGCTAGCCAGAACGGGCATCTGGAAGTGATTCAGGTGTTGCTTCGTTATAAAGCTGATGTTGAAATTGAAGATAAAGATGGTGACCGGGCTGTTCATCATGCAGCGTTTGGTGATGAACCAGGAGTTATGGGTTTACTAGCGAAAGCTGGAGCTGACCTGAACGCTCGCAACAAACGGCGGCAAACTGCTCTGCACATTGCAGTCAACAAAGGTCATTTCAATGTGGTCAAAACACTGCTGGAGCTTAAATGTCACACCAGTCTGCAAGATTCCGAAGGGGATACACCCCTGCACGATGCTATCTCGAAAGAACACGATAACATGCTCTCGTTGTTGCTGGACTATGGCGCCGATATCACGCTGACCAACAACAACGGCTTCAACGCTTTGCATCACGCTGCCTTGAAGGGCAATCCCAGTGCTATGAAAATTTTGCTCACAAAAACTAACCGCTTGTGGATTGTGGAAGAAAAAAAGGATGACGGCTACACAGCTCTGCACTTGGCTGCTCTCAACAATCACGTCGAAATAGCGGAACTGCTCGTGAAGATGGGCCGTGCCAACATGGATTGTCAGAACGTAAACTTGCAAACCGCGCTGCATCTGGCAGTCGAGCGGCAGCACGTGCAAATCGTGAAGCTCCTGGTACGCGAGGGTGCCAATTTGAACATTCCGGATAAAGATGGTGACACTCCGTTGCACGAAGCTCTACGGCACCACACACTGTCACAGCTGCGACAACTCCAGGACGTTGAAGGATTCGGAAAAATATTGATGGGCTTGAGAAAT AACACCGATAAAAAAGCATCCGCTTCGATTGCATGTTTCTTGGCGGCAAATGGTGCTGACCTGACAATCAAGAAtagaaaactgcaaaccccACTGGATCTGTGTCCGGATCCGAACTTGTGCAAAACTCTGATCAAATGCTACAACGAGCGCAAAACCGATGATATGGATATGAGTGCCGCTGGGGCTGGGCTACCCGCGTCCAGCTTGGTACGTAACCCAGCCAGCAATGCGGCTGGAAGTGGTCAAAGCTCTGCCCCCCCTGGTTCGCAACTGGCAGCTGGCGCTTCCACCGGTGGAATACCACCCGGCGTAGTTGATGCTAATCTGCTCAATGACCTGAACAAAATGTCCATCCAACCGAACATCAGCGGTCAATCGAACAACATCTCCACCCCCACCGGCAATCCGTTGGATGAATGTCTTCTCTGTTCGGATCAAAAACGCGATACAGTATTCAAACCGTGCGGACACGTAGTCTGCTGCGATAACTGTGGCCCAAGAATCAAAAAGTGTCTGATCTGCCGGGAATCGGTTTCGGAACGCGAAACCATAGGCGAGTGTTTGGTTTGTTCCGACCGGAAAGCGTCGGTATTTTTCAAGCCCTGCGGCCACATGGTTGCTTGTGACAATTGCGCTCAAATTATGAAGAAGTGCGTCCAGTGCAGAACGCAAATCGACCAGAAGGttccgctttcggtttgtagCGGTGGTCCAGGGCAGGTAATTACCGTACAGCATCAGCGGGACGAGAAGAAAGAACAAGCAGGCAATCAGACGCTGCTGCAGGGCATGAACAAAAGCGGTCATGGTGTCGCAATGAACAATACAATGTCACCGAATGTGAGCTCCGTAAGCGGTACACCCTCGTCGCTCAATACAACGAAGAACATTAGTAATGGAGGTGTAGCTCCAAGCAATCTTACCCCCAGAGATGACATACAGAAGCTGCGCCCAGATGACGTCCAAAAGCTGCAGCAGCAGCTGCAGGATATTAAGGAACAG acaaTGTGCCCAGTGTGTTTTGACCGAATCAAAAATATGGTATTCCTGTGTGGCCATGGAACCTGTCAAATGTGCGGAGATCAAATCGAAGGATGCCCGATCTGTCGCAAGACGGTGGAGAAACGAATCATTATGTTTTAA